In Solanum pennellii chromosome 7, SPENNV200, the following are encoded in one genomic region:
- the LOC107025455 gene encoding acylsugar acyltransferase 3-like → MVTPKSHIVSMSKKIIKPSSPTPSSLRHHNLSFLDQINSPLHNPLAFFYPKPENSSYDINHISTLLQNSLANLLTSYYPFAGTYNDNIFIDCNDVGAEFFDVQLDIPISEILDHPYYNDDVNLVYPQGCPWNIYDGTLVVAQLTHFDCGGIAVSVCISHKVADAYSVIKFITDWANLTRDSSHAKPSVLFDGTSFFPPVTDTSTLPDFDAGNDRNCVTRMFHFSSSGLDKLKTIAAAESGVENPSRVEVATALIHKHAMIASGSFKPSLLCHIMGLRPPLPLNSIGNACSFFLTSTQTEDEMELSNSVAVLRKSKDQLREKLKNATQSDIFFKVVEITKQGAELVEKVNKADVYKCSSLCNFGLYDMDFGWGKAIRVSSVSRGVKNQIFFMDSPTGNGMDVLITLDEEEMEIFQSDKVILEYASPVVKM, encoded by the coding sequence ATGGTTACTCCAAAGTCACACATTGTGTCCATGTCCAAGAAGATTATTAAGCCTTCTTCTCCCACTCCATCTTCACTTAGGCATCACAATCTCTCTTTCTTGGATCAAATTAATAGTCCTTTACATAATCCACTAGCTTTCTTCTATCCTAAACCCGAAAACTCATCGTATGACATAAACCACATATCCACACTTCTTCAAAATTCCCTCGCAAATCTATTAACCTCCTATTATCCATTTGCTGGAACTTATAACGATAACATCTTTATCGATTGTAACGATGTAGGAGCTGAGTTTTTTGATGTCCAACTCGATATCCCCATCTCTGAAATTCTCGACCATCCTTATTACAATGATGATGTAAATTTAGTTTATCCACAAGGATGTCCTTGGAACATATATGACGGAACTTTGGTAGTCGCTCAGCTAACACATTTTGATTGCGGTGGAATAGCAGTCAGTGTATGCATCTCACATAAGGTCGCGGATGCATATAGTGTAATCAAATTCATAACGGATTGGGCTAATTTAACTCGTGATTCGAGTCATGCAAAACCGTCTGTTCTATTTGATGGAACTTCTTTTTTCCCACCAGTTACTGATACTTCAACTTTACCTGATTTTGATGCTGGAAATGACAGAAATTGTGTGACTAGAATGTTTCATTTCTCGTCGTCTGGTTTAGACAAGCTAAAAACCATAGCTGCTGCAGAATCAGGCGTTGAAAATCCGTCTCGTGTTGAAGTTGCTACGGCACTTATACATAAACATGCCATGATTGCTTCAGGTTCATTTAAACCATCTTTACTCTGCCACATCATGGGTCTTCGCCCACCGTTGCCTTTAAACAGCATCGGAAATGCTTGTAGTTTCTTTCTTACGTCAACACAAACAGAAGATGAAATGGAACTGTCTAATTCAGTAGCTGTACTAAGAAAATCTAAGGATCAACTTcgtgaaaaattgaaaaatgcgACTCAAAGtgacatattttttaaagttgttGAAATAACGAAACAGGGTGCAGAGTTAGTGGAAAAGGTAAACAAGGCGGATGTGTATAAATGTAGCAGTTTGTGTAATTTCGGATTATACGATATGGATTTTGGATGGGGGAAGGCGATAAGAGTGAGCTCGGTGAGTCGTGGAGTGAAGAATCAGATATTTTTCATGGATAGTCCAACAGGAAATGGGATGGATGTACTCATAACTTTGGATGAAGAAGAGatggaaatatttcaaagtgacAAAGTCATACTTGAATATGCTTCACCAGTTGTGAAAATGTAG